In Ferroplasma sp., a single window of DNA contains:
- a CDS encoding transposase, with product MTIAEICRNHGIAVSMFYKWKEQFLEWIIKGLK from the coding sequence ATTACCATAGCAGAGATATGCAGGAACCATGGAATAGCTGTATCAATGTTCTATAAATGGAAGGAACAGTTCCTGGAATGGATAATAAAGGGATTGAAGTAA
- a CDS encoding DDE-type integrase/transposase/recombinase codes for MAITGYTLLRNSGINIAKKTVYKIMKNNDLTLPVHNHKNRKESKLLRSDKPEMLIETDITYIPTNNGMAYLMCIKDVFSREWYGYNYNTSCTSRDAINAMDDSIIRKFNGIIPDNITLRTDNGLQYISREFNNYLKTMGINHEYIERETPEENGDIESFHNSIKTDYIWNNEINNFNDGKIIKNAFHDYNSIIIQNNNFYNVFKI; via the coding sequence ATGGCTATAACAGGATATACATTATTAAGGAATTCTGGCATAAATATAGCTAAGAAGACTGTGTATAAGATAATGAAAAATAATGATCTAACCTTGCCAGTGCATAACCATAAGAATAGAAAGGAAAGTAAACTGTTAAGATCTGATAAGCCTGAAATGCTCATAGAAACAGATATAACATATATACCTACAAACAATGGAATGGCATATTTAATGTGCATAAAGGATGTATTCTCCAGGGAATGGTATGGCTATAATTATAATACATCATGCACTTCTAGGGATGCTATCAATGCCATGGATGATTCTATTATACGGAAGTTCAATGGTATAATACCAGATAATATTACATTAAGAACAGATAATGGTCTACAGTATATCTCTAGGGAATTCAATAATTATTTGAAAACAATGGGAATTAACCATGAATACATAGAAAGGGAAACACCTGAGGAGAATGGAGATATTGAATCATTCCATAATTCAATAAAGACAGATTATATCTGGAACAATGAAATCAATAATTTCAATGATGGCAAAATAATAAAGAATGCATTCCATGATTATAACAGTATAATTATTCAAAATAATAATTTTTACAATGTTTTTAAAATCTAG
- a CDS encoding acyl-CoA dehydrogenase: MDLTGKLNDEEQLIKNSFDEYCEKNYVPYYQQYLEKRIFPRKIMKDLSEMLLPSTISLNENEKVDDVMLGILSEEMGKYEFPLPAFLSIHFSKLLPYINNEIVREEYIKRYLAGDSIICGAYTEPGHGSDVYHITTEAHRSGNSYILSGEKAFVSNPGISDVFMVSAKTDGGISIIMVDRTMKGIEPYEIENMAYMFKGEFGGIRMTNIEVPDDYLVGEENKGFKLLMDILSIQRVHVGLYAIGIAESALDEAIEYAKMRRAFNEPISKFEAVSFRLAEDKAKIESIRAIAYKALAMENYGMDNSIESAAVKGYGCEVAFNAVSDALQTLGAAGYSKTSSLERKFRISRGFLLGDGTPDIQKLIISRKLFGKEFSP; the protein is encoded by the coding sequence ATGGATCTTACTGGAAAACTCAATGATGAAGAACAGCTTATAAAGAATAGCTTTGATGAGTACTGTGAAAAGAACTATGTTCCATACTATCAGCAGTATTTAGAGAAAAGAATTTTCCCCCGGAAGATTATGAAAGATCTGTCTGAGATGCTTCTACCCTCAACTATTTCACTGAATGAAAATGAAAAGGTTGATGATGTTATGCTCGGAATTCTTTCAGAGGAAATGGGAAAATACGAATTCCCCCTGCCTGCATTCCTGTCAATACACTTTTCCAAGTTGCTGCCATATATTAATAATGAAATTGTAAGGGAAGAATATATTAAAAGATATCTTGCAGGAGATTCTATTATATGCGGGGCGTATACAGAGCCAGGCCATGGTTCGGACGTATATCATATAACAACAGAGGCACATAGATCCGGAAATAGTTATATCCTGTCTGGAGAAAAAGCTTTTGTAAGCAATCCCGGGATTTCTGATGTTTTCATGGTTTCAGCCAAAACGGATGGTGGTATAAGCATTATTATGGTGGACCGTACCATGAAAGGCATAGAACCCTATGAGATTGAAAATATGGCATATATGTTCAAGGGAGAATTTGGTGGCATCAGGATGACCAATATTGAAGTTCCTGATGATTACCTTGTAGGAGAGGAAAATAAAGGATTTAAACTGTTAATGGATATTCTGAGCATACAGAGGGTCCATGTAGGTTTATATGCCATAGGAATAGCAGAAAGCGCTCTGGATGAGGCTATTGAATATGCAAAGATGAGGCGAGCATTCAATGAGCCAATCTCTAAATTTGAGGCTGTATCATTCAGGCTGGCAGAAGATAAGGCAAAGATAGAATCTATCAGAGCCATCGCTTATAAAGCACTTGCCATGGAAAATTATGGGATGGATAACAGTATAGAAAGTGCAGCCGTTAAAGGCTATGGCTGTGAGGTTGCGTTCAATGCAGTCAGTGATGCTCTTCAAACCCTAGGTGCAGCAGGATACTCAAAAACATCATCACTTGAAAGAAAATTCAGGATTTCCAGAGGATTCCTACTTGGGGATGGTACACCGGATATTCAGAAATTAATCATATCAAGGAAACTCTTTGGAAAGGAGTTCAGCCCCTAG